Proteins from a genomic interval of Chloroherpetonaceae bacterium:
- a CDS encoding DUF29 domain-containing protein codes for MKNWTELATESHLLHAEAIREALESGDVEQAKLGLQALIDAMSRSEKRAMKSFLTLLMAHVIKWKAQPEKRSVSWAKTILSARREIKRIQEDAPSLNRAYLESIWNECFQDAKEEAELEMQKKCNLESLSWQEVFQDEYNLTSRA; via the coding sequence ATGAAAAATTGGACGGAACTCGCAACGGAGTCGCATCTCTTGCATGCCGAGGCTATTCGGGAAGCGTTAGAGAGCGGCGATGTAGAGCAAGCAAAGCTGGGTCTTCAAGCCCTCATTGACGCAATGAGCCGCTCAGAAAAGCGCGCAATGAAAAGTTTTCTCACGCTCCTAATGGCGCACGTGATTAAGTGGAAAGCGCAGCCAGAGAAACGTTCTGTCAGTTGGGCGAAGACAATCCTTAGCGCGCGGCGAGAAATCAAGCGCATTCAAGAAGATGCGCCAAGTTTGAACCGCGCATATCTTGAATCCATCTGGAACGAATGCTTCCAAGACGCAAAAGAAGAAGCCGAACTGGAAATGCAAAAGAAGTGCAACCTCGAGTCGCTCTCGTGGCAGGAAGTTTTTCAAGACGAATACAACTTGACATCGCGCGCATAA